The proteins below come from a single Gammaproteobacteria bacterium genomic window:
- a CDS encoding MoxR family ATPase: MTFPAPETASQLDAPVVIQRIIDQIERVILGKTHQIRLALTCLLARGHLLIEDVPGVGKTMLSHAIAQVLGLQFQRIQFTSDMLPADVLGVSVYERATGLFTFHPGPVFSQLILADEINRASPKTQSALLEAMEEEQITIEGETRRLPAPFFVIATQNPSYQIGTFPLPESQLDRFLMRIALGYPDGRAERNLLKGRDRREILQELEPGLDPEDLEVLQAMVATIHVSDPLLDYVQAILEYTRRGDTFRGGLSPRAGVALLRSARTWSLLEGRDFVSPEDVQHVLPHVARHRLVSLEQSAGEGAVDPLAVMLDEIPIP; this comes from the coding sequence ATGACTTTTCCCGCTCCCGAAACCGCTTCGCAGCTGGACGCGCCCGTAGTGATCCAGCGCATCATCGATCAGATCGAGCGGGTCATACTTGGCAAGACCCACCAGATCCGTCTCGCCCTGACCTGCCTGCTGGCCCGAGGACACCTGCTCATCGAAGACGTACCCGGTGTGGGCAAGACCATGCTGTCCCACGCCATCGCGCAGGTCCTGGGGCTACAGTTTCAGCGCATCCAGTTCACCAGCGACATGCTGCCGGCGGACGTTCTCGGTGTGTCGGTCTACGAAAGGGCCACGGGGCTGTTCACGTTTCACCCCGGTCCCGTGTTCTCCCAACTGATCCTCGCCGACGAGATCAATCGCGCCTCGCCGAAGACCCAGAGCGCCCTGCTCGAGGCCATGGAGGAGGAGCAGATCACCATAGAAGGAGAGACGCGCAGGCTGCCGGCACCGTTTTTCGTGATCGCGACCCAGAATCCGTCCTATCAGATCGGAACCTTTCCGCTGCCCGAATCGCAACTGGACCGTTTTCTGATGCGAATCGCACTGGGATACCCGGACGGCCGGGCGGAGCGTAATCTGCTGAAAGGCCGCGACCGGCGGGAAATCCTGCAGGAACTCGAGCCCGGTCTCGACCCTGAAGATCTCGAGGTACTCCAGGCGATGGTGGCGACGATCCACGTCTCCGACCCCTTGCTGGACTACGTACAGGCCATCCTGGAGTACACGCGGCGCGGGGACACCTTCCGGGGTGGACTCTCGCCGCGTGCCGGGGTTGCCCTGCTTCGGAGCGCGCGTACCTGGTCGTTGCTGGAGGGTCGGGACTTCGTCTCGCCGGAAGACGTGCAGCACGTTCTCCCGCACGTAGCCCGACACCGGCTCGTTTCGCTAGAGCAATCCGCAGGGGAAGGGGCCGTCGATCCCCTTGCGGTCATGCTCGACGAGATCCCGATTCCCTGA
- a CDS encoding DUF58 domain-containing protein, whose translation MSERFADWVMRRHEVAHREIVLHRRRIYIVPTRFGFYYAAMLAVLLASAMNYNNSMVFGLTFLLAGLGTNAMWYAHRNLLNVRVEYLGAHPVFAGEEARFRFRLHNPSRLPRVGLTMRWRDLPGSTTYLPPSGVDDVSVPVSAPFRGRLRPDRFLLFTRFPFGLFHAWSWLEFDMTTLVYPAPSAQAPPPAALRSTGKPDGGASGPGQEDFSGLREYRVGDSMRRVAWKTLARREAPLVKQYDGAGAPEVWLTWEDLQALDTETRLSRLCRMVLQAEEEHLRYGLRLPTGIVDPGAGELHKRACLEALALYRGDKGADAPGAARR comes from the coding sequence ATGAGTGAGCGATTCGCCGACTGGGTGATGCGGCGCCACGAGGTCGCGCACCGGGAAATCGTCCTGCACCGCCGGCGCATCTACATCGTTCCCACGCGATTCGGCTTCTATTACGCCGCGATGCTGGCGGTCCTGCTTGCCAGCGCCATGAACTACAACAACAGCATGGTCTTCGGCCTCACTTTCTTGCTGGCCGGACTGGGCACCAATGCCATGTGGTACGCGCATCGGAACCTGCTCAACGTCCGTGTGGAGTACCTTGGCGCGCATCCGGTGTTCGCCGGCGAGGAAGCGCGTTTCCGATTCAGGTTGCACAATCCATCCCGCTTGCCACGTGTCGGGCTTACGATGCGCTGGCGGGACCTTCCAGGTTCCACGACCTACCTGCCCCCTTCGGGAGTGGACGACGTCTCCGTACCCGTCTCCGCACCGTTTCGCGGGCGTCTGCGGCCCGATCGATTCTTACTCTTCACCCGCTTCCCCTTCGGGCTGTTCCACGCTTGGAGCTGGCTCGAGTTCGACATGACCACACTCGTCTATCCCGCGCCGTCCGCCCAGGCCCCTCCCCCCGCCGCCCTGAGATCGACCGGGAAGCCCGACGGGGGAGCATCCGGTCCGGGTCAGGAAGACTTCTCCGGGCTTAGGGAATACCGCGTCGGCGACTCGATGCGGCGCGTGGCCTGGAAGACATTGGCGCGCCGGGAAGCCCCCCTGGTGAAGCAATACGACGGGGCCGGGGCCCCGGAGGTCTGGCTGACATGGGAGGATCTGCAGGCCCTCGATACCGAGACGCGTCTTTCCCGATTGTGCCGCATGGTGCTGCAGGCCGAGGAAGAACACCTGCGTTACGGGCTGCGGCTGCCAACGGGCATCGTGGACCCGGGCGCCGGTGAACTGCACAAACGGGCCTGTCTCGAGGCGCTCGCCCTTTACCGCGGGGACAAGGGTGCCGATGCCCCGGGAGCGGCGCGTCGATGA